Below is a window of Agrobacterium vitis DNA.
GAGGCGACAAAGACCATCATCACCACAAAACGGTGGTTGAGACACCAGCGGACAGACTTGTCATAGCCGCGTTGCGTCTTGGCAAAACCAGCATCGAACCAGCGCACGATCAGCGGTGGGCGGCTGTTGTGGGAGGAAATGCGGGCCGCCAGCATTGGCGTGACCGTCAGGGACACTAGGGCTGAAGACAGAATGGCCATGGTGACGACCATGCCGAACTCATTGAATAGGCGTCCGACAACACCGCCCATCAACAGGATGGGAATGAACACCGCAACGAGTGAGATCGACATGGAAATAATCGTGTAGCTGACCTCGCCTGCGCCTTTAAGGGCAGCCTGAAGCGGCGGCATGCCTTCTTCGACATGGCGCAGGATATTTTCCAGCATGACGATGGCATCATCCACCACCAGTCCCACCGCCAGCGTCAGGCCGAGCAGCGAGATATTGTCGATACTGTAGCCAAGCACATACATGCCGCCAAAGGTGGCAATCAGCGACAGCGGCACGGCAAGACCGGGTATGAGGGTCGCGGTCAGATGGCCGGTGAACAGATAGATGACCAGGATGACAAGGGCGATGGTGAGGAACAGCGTGAACTGAACATCGTGGATCGCCTCGCGGATCGCGGTCGATGAATCGTTCATCACATTGATCTTCAAGGAGGGAGGCAGCTGCTTTTGCAGGGCAGGCAGCTTGGCCAACACCTCATCGACCACCTCGACCGTATTGGCGTCCGGCTGGCGCTGGATGGCGAGGATGATCGCCTGCTTCCCATCGAACCAACTGCCCGCGTCGAGATTATCGACACTGTCGCGCACATTGGCGACATCGGAAAGGTGGATTGGCGCGCCATTGCTGGTGGTGGAGATTACCAGCGACTTGAATTCCTCGGCATTGGTGCGCTGGGTATTGGCATTGATGGTGAGCGACTGATTTGCCATCTGCAAGGTGCCGATTGGCACCTGGCTATTGGCCCCGGAAATCGCCGAGGTCAGCGTGTCGACGCCAAGCCCGCGCGCTTGCAGTTTGGCGGGATCGACGCCGATCCGCACCGCGTAGGTCTGGGAACCATAGATGCTGACCTGCGCCACGCCGTTCAGCGTCGACAGCAGCGGGGAAATGATATTTTCGGCAATCGAATCCACCTGACTGCGCGGCATCTCATCGCTGTTGATGGCCAGGAGTAGCACCGGTGAGTCGGCCGGATTGGTCTTGCGGTAGCTCGGGTCAGACGTCATGTTGCTGGGCAATTGACGGCTGGCGCGGGAAATTGCCGCCTGAACGTCAGCGGCGGCGGCGTCGATATCACGGTTCAGGTCGAACTGGAGAACGACGGAAGAATTGCCCAGCGAGTTGGTTGCGCTGATTTCGCTGATTCCGGGTATGGTTTCGAACTGTTTGATCAACGGGGTGGAAACGGAGGTCGCCATCGTTTCCGGCGAGGCGCCTGACAGGGTCGCCGTCACGTTGATGGTTGGAAAATCCACCTTGGGCAGAGCGGCCACTGGCAGAAGCCGATAACCGGCCAATCCGGCCAGAACCAGGCCGATGGCAAGCAGAATGGTGGCAACAGGCCGATTGATGCAAAAAGCAGGGATCATCGGGTGATATCCTTCGGCTCGTTTTCAGCCACTTTCTGGCCGGCAAACTGTTCCAGAACAGTCTGGCCATCGGCAAGCTGCACCTGGCCTTCCACCACGACGTGATCACCTTCCTTGAGACCCGAGGCAATCGCCGTCATATCGCCATTGGCGCGCAAGACGGAAACCTTGGTTGCCTTGACCTTGCTGTCGCTGTTGACCGTATAGACGAAGAAGCCTTCAGCGCCGGGGCGAACCGCAACGGTCGGTACGAGGATGTTGCGGTCTTCGGTCTGGAAACGAACGGTGACATTGGCGCTCTGACCGGGCCAAAGAACGCCCTTGTCGTTTTGAAACTCTGCCTTGACGAGAATAGTCCCCGAGGTGGTGTCCACGCTATTGTCGAAGAA
It encodes the following:
- a CDS encoding efflux RND transporter permease subunit, yielding MIPAFCINRPVATILLAIGLVLAGLAGYRLLPVAALPKVDFPTINVTATLSGASPETMATSVSTPLIKQFETIPGISEISATNSLGNSSVVLQFDLNRDIDAAAADVQAAISRASRQLPSNMTSDPSYRKTNPADSPVLLLAINSDEMPRSQVDSIAENIISPLLSTLNGVAQVSIYGSQTYAVRIGVDPAKLQARGLGVDTLTSAISGANSQVPIGTLQMANQSLTINANTQRTNAEEFKSLVISTTSNGAPIHLSDVANVRDSVDNLDAGSWFDGKQAIILAIQRQPDANTVEVVDEVLAKLPALQKQLPPSLKINVMNDSSTAIREAIHDVQFTLFLTIALVILVIYLFTGHLTATLIPGLAVPLSLIATFGGMYVLGYSIDNISLLGLTLAVGLVVDDAIVMLENILRHVEEGMPPLQAALKGAGEVSYTIISMSISLVAVFIPILLMGGVVGRLFNEFGMVVTMAILSSALVSLTVTPMLAARISSHNSRPPLIVRWFDAGFAKTQRGYDKSVRWCLNHRFVVMMVFVASIAGSGWLFHTLPSSFFPQEDIGRLTVSTQAREDISYAAMRDLQSKVAEELKTNPAVDHVTSIVGGSSRSPLNNGTIFVQLKPKDNRPPLAQTLNEMRQKLSKIAGIRSYITPQQNLRFGGRSTASQYQLVVQALSTKATDEWSSKIQAAMRQDPLFTDVTSDAQNNAIAADINIDNGKAAAFGITNDQLRKTLEMAFSGYNAAQIQSTGDSYDVIVEFDRNKPWDDEFLRDILVRSSSTGTLVPLSNFATVKRHTAPVTVNQTGQLVSTTVSFNLPDGISLSDATARIDQIKTEIGMPNDVFTSYGGTAAIFQQSQSNTGLLILAAVLTIYVVLGVLYESFIHPLTILSGLPAAAFGALLALKLLNFDMSVIALIGLLMLIGIVKKNAIMMIDVAVELIREHGETPAKAIHEACVRRFRPIMMTTFCALLGALPIALGHGASSELRQPLGIAVVGGLIVSQLLTLFITPVIFVEMDRFGKFLTRLVRRDKGHHAANSEDGPSKPAMAAE